A single window of Ischnura elegans chromosome 8, ioIscEleg1.1, whole genome shotgun sequence DNA harbors:
- the LOC124164034 gene encoding crossover junction endonuclease EME1 isoform X4 — translation MSFDCITLSSDSSRHSSPNHDFDIVAENTRTLSDLSPVRRRENAFSLSDSESDSKSQSNADDPVLKRSGASASSNVEFNTKVYITAEIDEEVFNLPSMMNLEESLLNKELRFSIVSGDVKATVTWMRDVIGSKEKNAEDRILLCVSAEEVANLAKSGILASHVGSIKDFYKEKYLTLVICGLEEYFKSMKHKKKGRGDKESCLISRQCLEESLLNLQLVYGIGYRVVENSTELASLLCMLTKAVAETPFKRDKQEREASGLLDWFARGDSKDCVRVDSSGNGCSLLWRQQLRQFNNVGLDVAEAIASSYPSPQALIKAYKKCDSIAEAQGLLQNIPVRRGCGPLSSTRKVGPELSRKVHIYFTSTNGNQFLSGS, via the exons ATGTCCTTTGATTGTATAACTCTTTCAAGTGATTCTAGTCGCCATTCATCTCCAAATCATGACTTTGATATTGTAGCTGAAAATACTCGTACGCTTTCCGACTTATCACCCGTCCGAAGAAGAGAAAATGCATTTTCTCTCTCTGATAGCGAATCTGACAGTAAATCGCAATCAAATGCTGATGACCCTGTACTGAAACGTTCCGGAGCATCTGCTTCCTCAAATGTGGAATTTAATACAAAGGTG TACATCACTGCAGAAATAGATGAAGAAGTATTCAATTTACCAAGCATGATGAATTTGGAAGAATCTCTATTGAACAAGGAGCTAAGATTCTCCATTGTATCTGGTGATGTTAAAGCAACAGTGACTTGGATGAGAGATGTTATTGGGAGCAAGGAGAAAAAT GCAGAAGATCGTATTTTACTTTGTGTTTCTGCTGAGGAGGTTGCAAATTTGGCTAAAAGTGGTATTTTGGCATCTCATGTTGGATccataaaagatttttataaagAAAAGTATTTAACTTTGGTAATATGCGGCCTTGAAGAGTATTTCAA ATCTATGAAGCACAAAAAGAAAGGAAGAGGTGATAAGGAATCTTGTTTGATTTCAAG gcAATGTCTGGAGGAATCGCTGTTAAACCTACAACTTGTTTATGGCATTGGCTATAGAGTGGTGGAGAATTCTACTGAGTTAGCATCATTACTTTGCATGCTCACCAAAGCTGTGGCTGAAACTCCTTTCAA GCGGGATAAACAGGAGCGTGAAGCAAGTGGACTGTTGGATTGGTTTGCCAGGGGGGATTCAAAAGACTGTGTCCGGGTTGACAGCTCTGGTAATGGGTGTTCCCTCTTGTGGCGTCAGCAGCTGCGGCAGTTCAACAATGTTGGCTTAGACGTGGCAGAAGCTATTGCCAGCAGTTACCCCTCACCGCAGGCATTGATTAAG gcGTATAAAAAGTGTGATAGCATAGCTGAGGCTCAAGGACTCCTGCAAAACATTCCA gTACGCCGTGGGTGTGGTCCTTTATCAAGCACTAGAAAAGTTGGGCCTGAGTTAAGTCGTAAAGTACACATCTATTTCACATCAACCAATGGAAATCAATTTCTCTCTGGGAGTTAA
- the LOC124164034 gene encoding crossover junction endonuclease EME1 isoform X2, protein MSFDCITLSSDSSRHSSPNHDFDIVAENTRTLSDLSPVRRRENAFSLSDSESDSKSQSNADDPVLKRSGASASSNVEFNTKVRKRAVKARDEEKERRKAMKLAEKEAVQAKKMFQRSLQPGECMKVIIVLSLTDKYITAEIDEEVFNLPSMMNLEESLLNKELRFSIVSGDVKATVTWMRDVIGSKEKNAEDRILLCVSAEEVANLAKSGILASHVGSIKDFYKEKYLTLVICGLEEYFKSMKHKKKGRGDKESCLISRQCLEESLLNLQLVYGIGYRVVENSTELASLLCMLTKAVAETPFKRDKQEREASGLLDWFARGDSKDCVRVDSSGNGCSLLWRQQLRQFNNVGLDVAEAIASSYPSPQALIKAYKKCDSIAEAQGLLQNIPVRRGCGPLSSTRKVGPELSRKVHIYFTSTNGNQFLSGS, encoded by the exons ATGTCCTTTGATTGTATAACTCTTTCAAGTGATTCTAGTCGCCATTCATCTCCAAATCATGACTTTGATATTGTAGCTGAAAATACTCGTACGCTTTCCGACTTATCACCCGTCCGAAGAAGAGAAAATGCATTTTCTCTCTCTGATAGCGAATCTGACAGTAAATCGCAATCAAATGCTGATGACCCTGTACTGAAACGTTCCGGAGCATCTGCTTCCTCAAATGTGGAATTTAATACAAAGGTG CGAAAGCGCGCAGTCAAGGCCCGCGATgaggaaaaggaaaggaggaAAGCGATGAAATTGGCTGAAAAAGAGGCAGTTCaagcgaaaaaaatgtttcagcgaAGCCTTCAGCCTGGAGAATGTATGAAGGTGATTATTGTGCTCTCTTTGACGGATAAA TACATCACTGCAGAAATAGATGAAGAAGTATTCAATTTACCAAGCATGATGAATTTGGAAGAATCTCTATTGAACAAGGAGCTAAGATTCTCCATTGTATCTGGTGATGTTAAAGCAACAGTGACTTGGATGAGAGATGTTATTGGGAGCAAGGAGAAAAAT GCAGAAGATCGTATTTTACTTTGTGTTTCTGCTGAGGAGGTTGCAAATTTGGCTAAAAGTGGTATTTTGGCATCTCATGTTGGATccataaaagatttttataaagAAAAGTATTTAACTTTGGTAATATGCGGCCTTGAAGAGTATTTCAA ATCTATGAAGCACAAAAAGAAAGGAAGAGGTGATAAGGAATCTTGTTTGATTTCAAG gcAATGTCTGGAGGAATCGCTGTTAAACCTACAACTTGTTTATGGCATTGGCTATAGAGTGGTGGAGAATTCTACTGAGTTAGCATCATTACTTTGCATGCTCACCAAAGCTGTGGCTGAAACTCCTTTCAA GCGGGATAAACAGGAGCGTGAAGCAAGTGGACTGTTGGATTGGTTTGCCAGGGGGGATTCAAAAGACTGTGTCCGGGTTGACAGCTCTGGTAATGGGTGTTCCCTCTTGTGGCGTCAGCAGCTGCGGCAGTTCAACAATGTTGGCTTAGACGTGGCAGAAGCTATTGCCAGCAGTTACCCCTCACCGCAGGCATTGATTAAG gcGTATAAAAAGTGTGATAGCATAGCTGAGGCTCAAGGACTCCTGCAAAACATTCCA gTACGCCGTGGGTGTGGTCCTTTATCAAGCACTAGAAAAGTTGGGCCTGAGTTAAGTCGTAAAGTACACATCTATTTCACATCAACCAATGGAAATCAATTTCTCTCTGGGAGTTAA
- the LOC124164034 gene encoding crossover junction endonuclease EME1 isoform X3, whose product MSFDCITLSSDSSRHSSPNHDFDIVAENTRTLSDLSPVRRRENAFSLSDSESDSKSQSNADDPVLKRSGASASSNVEFNTKVKRKRAVKARDEEKERRKAMKLAEKEAVQAKKMFQRSLQPGECMKYITAEIDEEVFNLPSMMNLEESLLNKELRFSIVSGDVKATVTWMRDVIGSKEKNAEDRILLCVSAEEVANLAKSGILASHVGSIKDFYKEKYLTLVICGLEEYFKSMKHKKKGRGDKESCLISRQCLEESLLNLQLVYGIGYRVVENSTELASLLCMLTKAVAETPFKRDKQEREASGLLDWFARGDSKDCVRVDSSGNGCSLLWRQQLRQFNNVGLDVAEAIASSYPSPQALIKAYKKCDSIAEAQGLLQNIPVRRGCGPLSSTRKVGPELSRKVHIYFTSTNGNQFLSGS is encoded by the exons ATGTCCTTTGATTGTATAACTCTTTCAAGTGATTCTAGTCGCCATTCATCTCCAAATCATGACTTTGATATTGTAGCTGAAAATACTCGTACGCTTTCCGACTTATCACCCGTCCGAAGAAGAGAAAATGCATTTTCTCTCTCTGATAGCGAATCTGACAGTAAATCGCAATCAAATGCTGATGACCCTGTACTGAAACGTTCCGGAGCATCTGCTTCCTCAAATGTGGAATTTAATACAAAGGTG AAGCGAAAGCGCGCAGTCAAGGCCCGCGATgaggaaaaggaaaggaggaAAGCGATGAAATTGGCTGAAAAAGAGGCAGTTCaagcgaaaaaaatgtttcagcgaAGCCTTCAGCCTGGAGAATGTATGAAG TACATCACTGCAGAAATAGATGAAGAAGTATTCAATTTACCAAGCATGATGAATTTGGAAGAATCTCTATTGAACAAGGAGCTAAGATTCTCCATTGTATCTGGTGATGTTAAAGCAACAGTGACTTGGATGAGAGATGTTATTGGGAGCAAGGAGAAAAAT GCAGAAGATCGTATTTTACTTTGTGTTTCTGCTGAGGAGGTTGCAAATTTGGCTAAAAGTGGTATTTTGGCATCTCATGTTGGATccataaaagatttttataaagAAAAGTATTTAACTTTGGTAATATGCGGCCTTGAAGAGTATTTCAA ATCTATGAAGCACAAAAAGAAAGGAAGAGGTGATAAGGAATCTTGTTTGATTTCAAG gcAATGTCTGGAGGAATCGCTGTTAAACCTACAACTTGTTTATGGCATTGGCTATAGAGTGGTGGAGAATTCTACTGAGTTAGCATCATTACTTTGCATGCTCACCAAAGCTGTGGCTGAAACTCCTTTCAA GCGGGATAAACAGGAGCGTGAAGCAAGTGGACTGTTGGATTGGTTTGCCAGGGGGGATTCAAAAGACTGTGTCCGGGTTGACAGCTCTGGTAATGGGTGTTCCCTCTTGTGGCGTCAGCAGCTGCGGCAGTTCAACAATGTTGGCTTAGACGTGGCAGAAGCTATTGCCAGCAGTTACCCCTCACCGCAGGCATTGATTAAG gcGTATAAAAAGTGTGATAGCATAGCTGAGGCTCAAGGACTCCTGCAAAACATTCCA gTACGCCGTGGGTGTGGTCCTTTATCAAGCACTAGAAAAGTTGGGCCTGAGTTAAGTCGTAAAGTACACATCTATTTCACATCAACCAATGGAAATCAATTTCTCTCTGGGAGTTAA
- the LOC124164034 gene encoding crossover junction endonuclease EME1 isoform X1 has protein sequence MSFDCITLSSDSSRHSSPNHDFDIVAENTRTLSDLSPVRRRENAFSLSDSESDSKSQSNADDPVLKRSGASASSNVEFNTKVKRKRAVKARDEEKERRKAMKLAEKEAVQAKKMFQRSLQPGECMKVIIVLSLTDKYITAEIDEEVFNLPSMMNLEESLLNKELRFSIVSGDVKATVTWMRDVIGSKEKNAEDRILLCVSAEEVANLAKSGILASHVGSIKDFYKEKYLTLVICGLEEYFKSMKHKKKGRGDKESCLISRQCLEESLLNLQLVYGIGYRVVENSTELASLLCMLTKAVAETPFKRDKQEREASGLLDWFARGDSKDCVRVDSSGNGCSLLWRQQLRQFNNVGLDVAEAIASSYPSPQALIKAYKKCDSIAEAQGLLQNIPVRRGCGPLSSTRKVGPELSRKVHIYFTSTNGNQFLSGS, from the exons ATGTCCTTTGATTGTATAACTCTTTCAAGTGATTCTAGTCGCCATTCATCTCCAAATCATGACTTTGATATTGTAGCTGAAAATACTCGTACGCTTTCCGACTTATCACCCGTCCGAAGAAGAGAAAATGCATTTTCTCTCTCTGATAGCGAATCTGACAGTAAATCGCAATCAAATGCTGATGACCCTGTACTGAAACGTTCCGGAGCATCTGCTTCCTCAAATGTGGAATTTAATACAAAGGTG AAGCGAAAGCGCGCAGTCAAGGCCCGCGATgaggaaaaggaaaggaggaAAGCGATGAAATTGGCTGAAAAAGAGGCAGTTCaagcgaaaaaaatgtttcagcgaAGCCTTCAGCCTGGAGAATGTATGAAGGTGATTATTGTGCTCTCTTTGACGGATAAA TACATCACTGCAGAAATAGATGAAGAAGTATTCAATTTACCAAGCATGATGAATTTGGAAGAATCTCTATTGAACAAGGAGCTAAGATTCTCCATTGTATCTGGTGATGTTAAAGCAACAGTGACTTGGATGAGAGATGTTATTGGGAGCAAGGAGAAAAAT GCAGAAGATCGTATTTTACTTTGTGTTTCTGCTGAGGAGGTTGCAAATTTGGCTAAAAGTGGTATTTTGGCATCTCATGTTGGATccataaaagatttttataaagAAAAGTATTTAACTTTGGTAATATGCGGCCTTGAAGAGTATTTCAA ATCTATGAAGCACAAAAAGAAAGGAAGAGGTGATAAGGAATCTTGTTTGATTTCAAG gcAATGTCTGGAGGAATCGCTGTTAAACCTACAACTTGTTTATGGCATTGGCTATAGAGTGGTGGAGAATTCTACTGAGTTAGCATCATTACTTTGCATGCTCACCAAAGCTGTGGCTGAAACTCCTTTCAA GCGGGATAAACAGGAGCGTGAAGCAAGTGGACTGTTGGATTGGTTTGCCAGGGGGGATTCAAAAGACTGTGTCCGGGTTGACAGCTCTGGTAATGGGTGTTCCCTCTTGTGGCGTCAGCAGCTGCGGCAGTTCAACAATGTTGGCTTAGACGTGGCAGAAGCTATTGCCAGCAGTTACCCCTCACCGCAGGCATTGATTAAG gcGTATAAAAAGTGTGATAGCATAGCTGAGGCTCAAGGACTCCTGCAAAACATTCCA gTACGCCGTGGGTGTGGTCCTTTATCAAGCACTAGAAAAGTTGGGCCTGAGTTAAGTCGTAAAGTACACATCTATTTCACATCAACCAATGGAAATCAATTTCTCTCTGGGAGTTAA